A genomic region of Barnesiella viscericola DSM 18177 contains the following coding sequences:
- the pdxA gene encoding 4-hydroxythreonine-4-phosphate dehydrogenase PdxA, whose amino-acid sequence MEHKIKVGITQGDINGVGYEVILKTLSDPHILEICTPVVYGSAKVAAYHRKALDIPAVNFNIIADASLADDNKINLITCVDDEVKVEIGKATAVGGEAAYAALERAAADIEAVTIDVLVTAPINKHAIQSDKFDFPGHTEYLEKRLGRGRKALMILLNETLRVALVSGHLPIAQVPGAITKEAILEKLRIFEQSLKQDFCVVKPRIAVLSLNPHAGDDGLLGTEEIDIIKPAIQEANNKGMLCFGPYPADGFFGTDHYRRFDGVLAMYHDQGLAPFKALAMEDGVNYTAGLPVVRTSPDHGTAYDIAGQNKADEQSFRHALYLALDVYRNRRFHKEISASPLRKQYFDKSGDKEVLDLTADTDNDE is encoded by the coding sequence ATGGAACATAAGATAAAAGTGGGTATTACCCAGGGTGACATCAACGGGGTAGGTTATGAGGTGATTCTCAAAACGCTCTCCGACCCGCACATTCTCGAAATCTGTACGCCGGTAGTCTATGGCTCGGCCAAGGTGGCTGCCTATCACCGCAAGGCTCTCGACATACCGGCTGTCAACTTCAATATCATTGCCGATGCCTCGCTGGCCGACGACAACAAGATAAACCTGATTACCTGTGTCGACGACGAGGTGAAGGTCGAGATCGGCAAGGCTACGGCCGTAGGCGGCGAGGCTGCCTATGCGGCTCTCGAACGGGCTGCCGCCGACATCGAGGCCGTCACCATCGATGTGCTGGTGACGGCTCCTATCAACAAGCATGCCATACAGTCCGACAAGTTCGACTTCCCCGGCCACACCGAGTATTTGGAAAAACGGTTGGGGCGTGGTCGCAAGGCCCTGATGATTCTGCTCAACGAAACCTTGCGGGTAGCCCTGGTGTCGGGCCATCTGCCCATTGCCCAGGTGCCCGGAGCCATTACCAAGGAGGCTATCCTCGAAAAGCTCCGCATCTTCGAGCAGTCGCTCAAACAGGATTTCTGCGTGGTGAAACCCCGCATCGCCGTGTTGTCGCTCAACCCCCATGCCGGTGACGACGGACTCTTGGGTACCGAGGAGATTGACATCATCAAACCGGCCATTCAGGAGGCCAACAACAAGGGCATGCTCTGTTTCGGTCCCTATCCGGCCGACGGCTTCTTCGGGACCGATCACTATCGCCGGTTCGACGGGGTACTGGCCATGTATCACGACCAGGGACTGGCTCCCTTCAAGGCCTTGGCCATGGAGGACGGCGTGAACTATACCGCCGGGCTTCCCGTCGTGCGCACTTCGCCCGATCACGGCACGGCCTACGACATTGCCGGACAGAACAAGGCCGATGAGCAGTCGTTCCGCCACGCCCTCTATCTGGCGCTCGACGTCTATCGCAACCGCCGGTTCCACAAGGAGATTTCGGCTTCGCCCCTGCGCAAGC
- the rlmN gene encoding 23S rRNA (adenine(2503)-C(2))-methyltransferase RlmN, with protein MEKEHLLGKTWEELQAVVAEAGMPRFAARQMAAWLYDKRVTDLAEMTNLSLRHRDQLSQRYDVGRSLPMQSQRSVDGTIKYLFRVGDNDFVETVYIPDRDRATLCVSSQVGCKMNCSFCMTGKQGFRRNLTSAEIINQILSVEHSDQLTNLVFMGMGEPFDNLDEVMKALTILTADWGFAWSPKRITVSTIGHLAGIRRFLDESHCHLAVSLHSPYPAERLQIMPVEKAFHMDDILELLRQYDFSHQRRLSFEYILFSGFNDDLVHADALARRLRGLDCRVNLIRFHAIPGANLKSSDPRSMEAFRDRLNHHGVTATIRASRGEDIFAACGMLSTAEKERK; from the coding sequence ATGGAAAAAGAGCATCTTTTGGGAAAGACATGGGAGGAGTTGCAAGCCGTGGTGGCCGAGGCTGGAATGCCCCGTTTTGCCGCCAGGCAGATGGCTGCGTGGCTCTATGACAAGCGGGTAACCGACCTGGCCGAGATGACCAACCTGTCGTTGCGTCACCGCGATCAGCTGTCGCAGCGCTACGACGTGGGTCGTTCGTTGCCGATGCAGTCGCAGCGGTCGGTCGACGGCACCATTAAATACCTGTTCAGGGTAGGCGACAACGACTTTGTCGAGACCGTCTACATACCCGATCGCGACCGGGCCACGCTGTGCGTCTCGTCGCAGGTGGGCTGCAAGATGAATTGCAGCTTCTGCATGACCGGCAAGCAGGGCTTCCGGCGCAACCTTACCTCGGCTGAAATCATCAACCAGATTCTCTCGGTAGAGCACAGCGACCAGCTCACCAACCTGGTATTTATGGGTATGGGCGAGCCCTTCGACAACCTCGACGAGGTGATGAAGGCGCTCACGATTCTCACCGCCGATTGGGGGTTTGCTTGGAGTCCCAAGCGCATCACCGTCTCCACAATCGGCCATTTGGCCGGGATACGGCGATTTCTCGACGAGAGTCACTGCCATCTGGCGGTGAGTCTGCATTCGCCCTATCCGGCCGAACGGTTGCAGATTATGCCGGTCGAGAAGGCTTTTCACATGGACGACATCTTGGAGCTGTTGCGGCAGTACGACTTCTCGCACCAGCGACGTCTCTCGTTCGAATATATCCTGTTCAGCGGGTTCAACGACGATCTGGTGCATGCCGATGCCCTGGCCCGCCGGTTGAGGGGACTCGACTGCCGGGTGAATCTTATTCGGTTCCATGCCATTCCCGGCGCGAATCTCAAAAGCTCCGACCCCCGGTCGATGGAGGCCTTCCGCGACCGGCTCAACCACCACGGTGTCACGGCCACCATACGGGCCTCGCGCGGCGAGGATATATTTGCCGCCTGCGGTATGCTCTCTACGGCCGAGAAGGAGCGCAAATAG
- a CDS encoding SurA N-terminal domain-containing protein, with protein sequence MATLNKIRSKAGMLVVIIGVALLAFIVGDFLNSGHTFYAMNQSKVAVVNGTNIGVEEFQERVKVRTDELQQMYAQRGMSLPEGYASRINQEVYDQMVNEILLNEELDELGIVVSKEELADLLTGDNISPQVRQYFTNPQTGEFDRQGLLNFMQVILDPEAHGYNTPELLAQIEPQRQMWLRLEKQVKEDRAIQKFANLLNRALTPNKLDLENSFEEGKTSANIAYALQPYTSIADSTIAISDSELKAEYNRVKDFYKMPEHRVIKYITLNIVPSEADYAKAKEKVEMNQSIFATTDDVAAFVANNSDEAYDDCFVAVSSMPEKMKKFAESAAVNESSPLEFENDTYTMYRLMDTKVAPDSIKVRLLSFQPRSTQIDSVLNVLNNGGSFAELSPKFNGNDEVWLTENMAPTVGRPFINKVFSEGGNGYFKAESLGGEHIVQILSRTAPVKKAKVAAYVVAVNPSTETHTALYNQLSSYSAANNTAEKFSAAAKDAGYTVNSYDCSAEDYSLPGVNDARQAIRWAFNADKGEVSEIFTLDNSFVVAALDNIVKEGYAPLDQVKDALSIQVRNDKKAEKIIADLKAKNINTLAGYAEAMKAQVDSAKFISFSTPSIAGVGYEPVLSALAPTAENGKLVGPVKGVRGVYVFTVTDKTVSQQPFDAQTEARKIQQNYNYLINSRLMEVLRDKADIKNTMIRFF encoded by the coding sequence ATGGCTACGTTAAACAAAATCAGAAGTAAAGCAGGCATGCTCGTGGTGATTATCGGAGTTGCCTTGCTCGCTTTTATCGTAGGGGACTTCCTTAATTCGGGACACACCTTCTACGCCATGAATCAAAGCAAAGTCGCCGTCGTGAACGGGACCAATATCGGAGTCGAAGAATTCCAGGAACGTGTGAAGGTGCGTACCGATGAGTTGCAGCAGATGTATGCTCAACGGGGAATGTCTTTGCCCGAGGGATATGCGTCGCGTATCAACCAGGAGGTATATGACCAAATGGTGAACGAAATATTGTTGAACGAGGAGCTTGACGAGCTGGGTATCGTGGTTAGCAAGGAAGAGCTGGCCGACCTGCTCACCGGCGACAACATCTCGCCGCAGGTGCGCCAATACTTCACCAACCCGCAAACCGGCGAGTTCGACCGTCAGGGTCTGCTCAACTTCATGCAGGTGATTCTCGACCCCGAGGCTCATGGCTATAACACGCCCGAGCTGCTGGCTCAAATCGAGCCCCAGCGTCAGATGTGGCTCCGTCTCGAGAAACAGGTGAAGGAAGATCGCGCCATTCAAAAGTTTGCCAATCTCTTGAACCGTGCCCTCACGCCCAACAAACTGGATCTCGAAAACTCGTTTGAGGAGGGTAAGACCTCGGCCAACATCGCCTATGCGTTGCAACCTTATACCTCGATTGCCGACTCCACCATTGCCATCAGCGACAGTGAACTCAAAGCCGAGTACAACCGGGTGAAAGATTTCTACAAGATGCCCGAGCATCGCGTGATTAAATACATCACGTTGAACATCGTTCCCAGCGAGGCCGACTATGCCAAGGCCAAAGAGAAAGTCGAGATGAACCAATCGATTTTCGCTACGACCGACGATGTGGCTGCTTTCGTAGCCAACAACTCCGACGAGGCTTATGACGATTGCTTCGTAGCCGTTTCGTCGATGCCCGAGAAGATGAAGAAATTTGCCGAGTCGGCTGCCGTAAACGAATCGTCGCCGCTCGAATTTGAAAACGATACCTACACCATGTACCGTCTGATGGATACCAAGGTTGCCCCCGACTCCATCAAGGTGCGTCTGCTTTCGTTCCAACCCCGTTCGACCCAAATCGACAGCGTGCTCAACGTGCTGAACAACGGTGGCAGCTTTGCCGAACTCTCTCCCAAATTCAACGGTAACGACGAGGTGTGGTTGACCGAGAACATGGCTCCTACCGTAGGCCGTCCCTTTATCAACAAAGTGTTCAGCGAAGGCGGCAACGGCTATTTCAAGGCCGAGAGCCTGGGTGGCGAGCACATCGTGCAAATCTTGTCGCGCACCGCTCCCGTGAAGAAGGCCAAGGTGGCTGCCTATGTAGTGGCTGTCAACCCCAGCACCGAGACGCACACGGCACTGTATAACCAACTGTCGTCGTACAGCGCAGCCAACAACACGGCCGAGAAATTCAGCGCCGCTGCCAAGGATGCCGGCTACACCGTGAACAGCTACGATTGCAGCGCCGAGGATTACTCGCTGCCCGGTGTCAACGATGCCCGTCAGGCTATCCGTTGGGCATTCAATGCCGACAAGGGCGAGGTTTCTGAAATCTTCACGCTCGACAACTCGTTTGTCGTAGCCGCTCTCGATAATATCGTCAAGGAGGGTTATGCTCCGCTCGACCAGGTGAAAGACGCATTGTCTATACAGGTGCGCAACGACAAGAAGGCCGAGAAGATTATTGCCGACCTCAAAGCCAAGAATATCAACACGCTGGCCGGTTATGCCGAGGCCATGAAGGCTCAGGTCGACAGTGCCAAGTTCATCTCCTTCTCGACCCCCTCGATTGCCGGTGTAGGTTATGAACCGGTATTGAGCGCTTTGGCTCCCACGGCCGAGAACGGTAAGCTCGTAGGTCCCGTGAAAGGGGTAAGAGGTGTGTATGTATTCACCGTTACCGACAAGACCGTTTCACAACAGCCCTTCGATGCTCAGACCGAAGCCCGCAAGATTCAGCAGAATTACAACTACCTCATCAATAGCCGTTTGATGGAGGTTCTGCGCGACAAGGCCGACATCAAGAATACGATGATTCGTTTCTTCTAA
- a CDS encoding hemolysin family protein produces MNWIAIIIIALLFSAFFSGMEIAFVSSNKVRAELDMKQKGLLSRILSLFYGNEEQFISTMLVGNNIALVIYGMGMAALLEPVIALVWDQEAFVVLMQTLLSTLLILFVGEFMPKTIFRIDPNATMRFFAPLVWLIYVVLYPISKFTSMVSKWLMRLGGVKIEHHTDVLMSKIELDSFIQKSIEERDSQATVEPEMKIFQNALDFSNIHLRDCMIPRTELVAVDIDEVTDEELLHTFVSTGISKVLVYRESIDNILGYIHSSEMFRQHDDWRKSIRPAVFAPESMLANKLMRNLMQQKKSLAIVVDEFGGTAGLVTLEDLVEEIFGDIEDEHDTQNLVARRVGENEYEFSGRMEIGRINEEFGLDIPESDDYQTIAGYILYHYQTLPRLGETVEIKNYRFTILRRKATKIELVRMKIEE; encoded by the coding sequence ATGAATTGGATAGCCATCATCATCATTGCGCTGCTCTTCTCGGCCTTCTTCTCGGGCATGGAGATTGCCTTCGTTTCGTCGAACAAGGTGCGGGCCGAGCTCGACATGAAGCAAAAGGGGCTTTTGTCGAGGATTCTCAGCCTCTTTTACGGGAATGAAGAGCAGTTTATCTCGACCATGCTGGTGGGCAACAACATCGCGCTGGTCATCTACGGTATGGGTATGGCCGCCCTGTTGGAGCCTGTCATCGCCCTGGTGTGGGACCAGGAGGCTTTTGTGGTACTTATGCAGACCTTGCTCTCCACGTTGTTGATTCTGTTTGTGGGCGAGTTCATGCCCAAGACCATCTTCCGCATCGACCCCAATGCCACGATGCGATTCTTTGCTCCGCTCGTATGGCTCATCTATGTGGTTCTGTATCCCATCTCCAAGTTCACCTCGATGGTCTCGAAATGGCTCATGCGGTTGGGCGGTGTGAAGATAGAGCATCATACCGATGTGTTGATGAGTAAGATAGAGCTCGATTCGTTCATTCAGAAGAGTATCGAGGAGCGTGACTCGCAGGCGACCGTCGAGCCCGAGATGAAGATTTTCCAGAACGCCCTCGACTTCTCCAATATTCACCTGCGCGACTGTATGATTCCCCGCACCGAACTGGTGGCGGTCGACATCGACGAGGTGACCGACGAGGAGTTGCTACACACCTTTGTCAGCACCGGTATCTCCAAGGTGCTGGTCTATCGCGAGAGTATCGACAACATACTGGGATATATCCATTCGTCGGAGATGTTCCGTCAGCACGACGACTGGCGCAAGAGCATTCGCCCGGCCGTTTTCGCTCCCGAAAGCATGTTGGCCAACAAACTCATGCGCAACCTCATGCAGCAGAAGAAGAGCCTGGCCATCGTGGTCGATGAGTTTGGCGGTACCGCCGGACTGGTGACCCTCGAAGATTTGGTGGAGGAGATATTTGGCGACATCGAGGACGAGCACGACACTCAAAATCTGGTGGCCCGTCGGGTGGGCGAGAACGAGTATGAGTTTTCGGGCCGTATGGAAATCGGACGCATCAACGAAGAGTTTGGGCTCGATATTCCCGAGTCGGACGATTATCAGACCATCGCCGGCTATATTCTGTACCATTACCAGACTTTGCCCCGCCTGGGCGAGACGGTAGAGATTAAGAATTATCGGTTCACCATTTTGCGGCGGAAGGCTACGAAAATTGAACTTGTGCGCATGAAAATAGAGGAATAA
- the lptC gene encoding LPS export ABC transporter periplasmic protein LptC — protein sequence MTKKGGNTDRWFIGLSRLGLVLFVAFPVLWSACSGSKNEVVKGFDNAAEVPTLRTLGVETLISDSGITRYRIKAPEWLIYENAKEPYWFFPKGLYVEKFDSVFATEALIQGDTATYFKNKQLWRLDKNVRIENTKQEVFLTSQIFWDQRKREIYSDSFIHIETPDEVIEGYGFTSNEQMTRYVIRCTSGIFPIKRDTVPADSLKGDTLVPQKAQAAPPKQTKKS from the coding sequence ATGACAAAAAAAGGAGGAAATACCGACCGTTGGTTTATCGGGCTCTCTCGCTTGGGGCTTGTGCTTTTTGTGGCATTCCCGGTTCTGTGGAGCGCTTGCTCGGGGTCTAAAAACGAGGTGGTCAAGGGGTTTGACAATGCTGCCGAGGTGCCTACGTTGCGCACGCTCGGGGTCGAAACCCTCATCTCCGACTCGGGCATTACGCGCTATCGCATCAAGGCTCCCGAGTGGCTCATCTATGAAAATGCCAAGGAGCCTTACTGGTTTTTCCCGAAGGGGCTGTATGTCGAGAAGTTCGATTCGGTGTTTGCCACCGAGGCCCTTATCCAGGGTGATACGGCTACCTATTTCAAGAACAAGCAGTTGTGGCGGCTCGACAAGAATGTGCGCATTGAAAATACCAAGCAGGAGGTCTTTCTCACCTCGCAGATATTCTGGGACCAGCGCAAACGCGAAATCTATTCCGACTCGTTTATCCACATCGAAACTCCCGACGAGGTTATCGAGGGCTATGGCTTTACCTCGAACGAACAGATGACCCGCTATGTCATACGCTGTACCAGCGGCATATTCCCCATCAAGCGCGACACTGTCCCGGCCGACTCGCTGAAAGGCGACACGCTCGTCCCGCAAAAGGCTCAGGCCGCTCCTCCCAAACAAACGAAGAAATCATGA
- a CDS encoding T9SS-dependent choice-of-anchor J family protein, translating into MNQTLLFSVSLLAIAGLTANANNAKVVRNLNVDASQMSAQVVKNTQKAADVAKLRGEVVANQKGIKVVRANDGSLKRMILKASDKVNTMRLAKPSVMAATSTFSEGFEGWDGKTVDWIPSGWVDESKVGTDPNSADGNYTWEVSGGQPYYGVLPYEGEATAYIATAFALDMETMQIVYPQQDEWLITPAITPAAGDKFNFFLTYSPGWTLLDSEKAAAGIYEFTARNTDLEVLVSTDDGNEWTKLWNVIDEDAIKNYTVDELDATMNVFSTKCISLDIAEYAGKAVKFAFRYVGKAGMDMAIDNVSVGTMAPDASYAVPAGLWWAPDAFSGNYFPNAMTVAAYAPTLFKNTSIVPAESSWEYLTSVDGQTTTLLTSEETNLEVTYPFGVYEYPYLTSTVDGESATYTFGDWTNSQTGAETRAYLVAGGSPDAVIGKESALYGVCNYNFQSVESFAGIPDNTNANWQNWGRTEAKVVGFGAMMPQTNAPYTMSSVYVVFGTLTGDLTLPITVDVYKVVDNKIGEKLASATTVPQGNMDSYFVSDSYLVPFLLTQQMGELTQNVSLTIDSPIFIQINIPEGIQAAPLMTVSYDTPEFANSYAVYDDGNMFSINLLSLQDEQGGSMGIYGMCLTTDATFTWLRSTDGDYKFEVPNEGGSKTFNIDAYYLPEGWSIEDTGDALYDWVEPTTNYDEATGAMSLTFTVTELPADAVGRLTDVTVSIPGASAVFRIAQGDVSGVEGVVAPAVIVTVENGNFVVNGSEVSSVDVYNIAGQRVASAAIQGETVIDGQNLAKGVYILKFNNNKTVKIVK; encoded by the coding sequence ATGAATCAAACATTACTATTTTCAGTTTCATTGTTGGCTATTGCAGGCTTGACTGCGAATGCCAATAACGCAAAGGTAGTTAGAAATTTGAATGTTGACGCTTCTCAAATGTCGGCTCAGGTTGTGAAAAATACGCAAAAAGCAGCCGATGTCGCAAAATTGCGGGGAGAAGTGGTTGCCAATCAAAAAGGTATTAAAGTAGTGCGCGCCAATGACGGCTCTTTGAAACGTATGATTTTGAAAGCCTCGGATAAAGTCAATACAATGCGTTTGGCTAAACCCAGTGTGATGGCTGCGACATCTACTTTCTCTGAAGGTTTTGAAGGTTGGGACGGAAAAACCGTAGACTGGATTCCTTCCGGTTGGGTTGACGAGTCAAAAGTAGGAACCGACCCGAATTCTGCTGATGGTAATTATACGTGGGAAGTCAGCGGCGGGCAGCCCTATTATGGCGTTCTCCCGTATGAAGGGGAGGCTACGGCTTACATTGCAACGGCATTTGCTTTAGACATGGAGACTATGCAAATTGTATATCCCCAACAGGACGAATGGCTGATTACGCCGGCAATTACTCCTGCTGCGGGCGATAAGTTTAATTTCTTCCTGACTTATTCTCCGGGTTGGACCCTGCTGGACAGTGAAAAAGCCGCAGCTGGAATTTATGAATTTACGGCGCGTAACACGGATCTCGAGGTCTTGGTTTCGACCGACGACGGTAACGAGTGGACCAAGCTTTGGAATGTAATAGATGAGGATGCTATTAAAAACTATACTGTCGATGAGCTTGATGCTACTATGAATGTCTTTTCTACTAAGTGCATTTCTCTCGATATTGCCGAATATGCAGGTAAGGCTGTGAAATTTGCTTTCCGCTATGTAGGTAAGGCCGGAATGGACATGGCTATTGACAATGTATCTGTAGGAACAATGGCACCTGATGCTTCTTATGCTGTTCCTGCCGGTTTATGGTGGGCCCCTGATGCATTCTCTGGAAACTATTTCCCCAATGCCATGACTGTTGCTGCCTATGCCCCCACATTGTTTAAGAATACATCTATTGTTCCGGCTGAGTCGAGTTGGGAGTATCTCACCTCGGTAGATGGCCAAACGACAACATTATTAACTTCTGAAGAGACCAATTTGGAGGTAACTTATCCGTTTGGCGTATATGAATATCCCTATCTGACAAGCACAGTAGATGGTGAGAGCGCAACATATACGTTTGGTGATTGGACCAATTCTCAGACAGGAGCAGAAACAAGAGCCTATCTGGTTGCTGGTGGAAGTCCTGATGCTGTTATTGGCAAAGAAAGCGCATTATATGGTGTGTGCAACTATAATTTCCAGAGTGTAGAATCATTCGCAGGTATACCTGATAACACGAATGCTAACTGGCAGAATTGGGGCAGAACGGAGGCTAAAGTTGTTGGTTTTGGTGCAATGATGCCCCAAACGAATGCTCCGTATACAATGTCGTCAGTATATGTTGTATTTGGAACTCTTACCGGAGACTTGACATTGCCTATTACGGTTGATGTATACAAGGTTGTCGATAATAAGATCGGTGAGAAGTTAGCTTCGGCAACTACTGTTCCGCAAGGCAATATGGATTCTTATTTTGTCAGTGACTCATACTTGGTTCCTTTCTTGTTGACTCAACAAATGGGTGAATTGACCCAAAATGTTTCATTGACTATCGATTCTCCGATTTTTATTCAAATTAATATCCCGGAAGGAATCCAGGCTGCTCCTCTTATGACGGTTTCTTATGACACCCCGGAATTTGCAAATTCCTATGCCGTTTATGATGATGGAAATATGTTCTCCATCAACCTCTTGAGTCTCCAAGATGAGCAGGGTGGATCTATGGGAATTTATGGAATGTGCCTCACAACAGATGCTACATTTACCTGGTTGAGATCTACGGACGGTGATTATAAGTTTGAAGTTCCCAATGAAGGTGGCTCCAAGACATTCAATATTGATGCATACTACCTCCCTGAGGGTTGGTCGATTGAAGACACAGGTGATGCTTTGTATGATTGGGTAGAACCTACGACAAATTATGATGAAGCTACGGGTGCGATGTCCTTGACATTTACAGTAACTGAACTCCCCGCAGATGCAGTAGGCCGTTTGACTGATGTTACGGTTTCGATTCCGGGTGCTTCGGCTGTATTCAGAATTGCTCAGGGCGATGTTTCGGGTGTTGAAGGCGTAGTTGCTCCTGCTGTCATTGTAACGGTTGAGAACGGTAACTTCGTAGTTAACGGTTCGGAAGTTTCGTCGGTTGATGTATATAACATCGCTGGTCAACGTGTAGCTTCTGCTGCAATACAAGGCGAAACCGTTATCGACGGACAGAACCTGGCTAAGGGTGTATATATCCTGAAATTCAACAACAATAAAACTGTCAAGATTGTAAAGTAA
- a CDS encoding DUF4302 domain-containing protein has product MKKSLVFILAFSFLLGLNSCYKTEEDIWEDSSAVRTEKTLNDYEQAMCAEENGWVLQYFANESEQAYPLLMKFSKNTAVNMAANNSVSSSSGYTEKASTFDLIADMGPVLTFNTYNELLHCFSDPQQDGMGHMGDYEFQIMGRNEDGSFNLRGKKHSIDMKMIKFPMGATYTVNGETKTVEKWEDYYTAYSAIKNAIFPSKSKALFLTAAGESYRVSGMGSGVLNIVPADADEDAFPTTLSYVISLDNGVHFSSPFTGDNNKFSIQNFKLNEAGILECTDVDQNANISSGTVATYFLVDGNNWRVDRNSLEGEYVALFEQMQSDCRTANYGTLQYIQFSWSSVENKLAFAFKTSKFDGEYYYDVTIDSDNVITLAFNQETTEASSSSKAKNAMVFYRQFESFKNFVNLLSATLTLEGNSPLSITTMSINDGNGNAMSVDLN; this is encoded by the coding sequence ATGAAAAAATCACTTGTATTTATATTAGCGTTTTCCTTCCTGTTGGGCTTGAACTCTTGTTATAAGACCGAGGAGGATATTTGGGAAGATTCGTCGGCCGTGCGTACCGAGAAAACGCTCAATGATTATGAGCAGGCCATGTGTGCCGAAGAAAATGGCTGGGTGCTTCAATATTTTGCGAATGAAAGCGAGCAGGCTTATCCGCTGTTGATGAAGTTTAGTAAAAATACTGCGGTGAATATGGCTGCGAACAATAGCGTTTCAAGCTCTTCGGGCTATACGGAGAAAGCAAGTACTTTTGACCTGATCGCCGATATGGGGCCGGTGTTGACTTTCAACACTTATAATGAACTGCTTCATTGCTTCTCTGACCCTCAGCAAGACGGTATGGGTCATATGGGAGACTATGAATTTCAGATTATGGGTCGAAATGAGGACGGTTCTTTTAATTTGAGAGGGAAGAAACACTCTATTGATATGAAGATGATCAAATTCCCGATGGGAGCTACCTATACAGTGAATGGTGAAACCAAGACTGTGGAAAAATGGGAAGATTATTATACGGCTTATTCTGCCATAAAGAATGCAATTTTCCCGTCGAAATCCAAGGCGTTGTTCCTTACGGCCGCTGGTGAATCTTATCGGGTATCGGGCATGGGAAGCGGAGTGTTGAATATTGTCCCTGCCGATGCCGATGAAGATGCTTTCCCGACAACACTTTCCTATGTGATTTCATTGGATAATGGGGTACATTTCTCATCGCCTTTTACGGGTGACAACAATAAATTCTCCATTCAGAATTTCAAATTGAATGAAGCAGGAATCCTTGAATGCACGGATGTTGATCAAAATGCAAATATCTCTTCCGGTACGGTTGCTACCTATTTCCTTGTTGACGGGAATAACTGGCGAGTAGACCGTAATTCGTTGGAAGGAGAGTATGTGGCTTTGTTTGAACAGATGCAGAGCGATTGTCGGACGGCCAATTATGGAACATTGCAGTACATTCAGTTCAGTTGGAGTTCGGTAGAAAACAAACTCGCATTTGCATTCAAGACCAGCAAGTTTGATGGAGAGTATTATTATGATGTGACGATTGATAGCGACAATGTGATTACATTGGCATTCAATCAGGAAACAACGGAGGCATCTTCATCTAGCAAGGCTAAGAATGCTATGGTATTCTACCGCCAATTTGAATCGTTCAAAAATTTTGTCAATCTGCTTTCTGCCACGCTTACGTTGGAGGGTAACTCCCCATTGTCAATCACAACAATGAGCATAAACGATGGTAACGGCAATGCGATGTCGGTAGATTTGAATTAA